Proteins from a genomic interval of Nitrospina gracilis Nb-211:
- a CDS encoding alginate export family protein codes for MKRKLLAAGAVTVAVLLAGVMVAQAASVKFGGQMRPRYEIFEQNDFDKKTDPTHFFLTRIRLNADVNIDDKIGAFIQFQARGVYGAGTGGLIPGPAPGPRNAAVPADGLVDVGLHQAYFTVQDFFGMPADLKIGRQEVVLDGHRLFGNTGWTTGAQSSDAIRLDHHHGDNMFSYIFIKAIEANGSVPFAVGGNSAGAPVNLGPAGPGGLLGQGTCGRGTGFGGGDLSDNCDREDHVFWGNIKTLVPNAVISPYLVITVDNSWNGSGTSAGNPANEMITVGGRIAGSAGGFDYRFEGYFQGGRAEGIATTMPVTGKAVSAANLTAYTKGAGSGVDRRAYMIGARVGKTFKNVMWTPNVTLWYDRLSGTDSEDIQDGIWGTFDTLYDTGHKFYGYMDTYLNATGGDTSYLGLEDIAIKTAMNPASNWTVKADFHYFKTPAENIDLGRELDITLVHKYSSNLTMTAGYSNYWADQGFYLVNPRVVRNSPTVRDGSANWGYVQLDLKF; via the coding sequence ATGAAAAGGAAACTTTTAGCCGCAGGTGCGGTGACGGTGGCCGTTTTGTTGGCCGGCGTCATGGTCGCCCAGGCGGCCAGTGTCAAGTTCGGCGGTCAAATGCGACCCCGATACGAGATTTTTGAGCAAAACGATTTCGACAAGAAAACCGATCCCACCCATTTTTTCCTGACCCGCATTCGACTGAACGCCGACGTCAACATCGATGACAAAATCGGCGCGTTCATTCAGTTCCAGGCCCGCGGTGTTTACGGCGCTGGCACCGGCGGTCTCATCCCCGGTCCCGCTCCCGGACCCCGCAACGCCGCTGTTCCTGCCGACGGACTTGTTGATGTCGGTCTCCACCAGGCTTATTTCACCGTACAGGATTTTTTTGGCATGCCCGCTGACCTGAAAATCGGTCGGCAGGAAGTGGTTCTGGACGGACACCGCCTGTTCGGCAACACCGGATGGACCACGGGTGCACAGTCTTCGGACGCCATCCGGTTGGACCACCACCACGGCGACAACATGTTTTCGTACATCTTCATCAAGGCCATTGAAGCGAATGGTTCCGTACCGTTCGCGGTGGGTGGCAACAGTGCCGGTGCACCCGTCAACCTGGGTCCTGCCGGTCCCGGTGGTCTGCTCGGTCAGGGTACTTGTGGCCGTGGCACCGGATTCGGCGGTGGCGATCTGAGTGACAACTGCGACCGGGAAGACCATGTGTTCTGGGGCAACATCAAGACGCTGGTTCCGAATGCAGTGATCTCTCCGTACCTGGTCATCACGGTGGACAACTCCTGGAACGGTTCCGGCACGTCCGCTGGCAATCCGGCCAACGAGATGATCACCGTGGGTGGTCGCATCGCCGGTAGCGCTGGCGGTTTCGACTACCGCTTTGAAGGTTACTTCCAGGGTGGCCGCGCGGAAGGCATCGCGACGACCATGCCGGTGACGGGAAAGGCGGTTTCCGCCGCAAACCTGACCGCCTACACCAAGGGCGCCGGCTCGGGTGTTGACCGCCGCGCGTACATGATCGGCGCGCGCGTCGGCAAGACCTTCAAGAACGTCATGTGGACCCCGAACGTCACCTTGTGGTACGACCGGCTCTCCGGTACGGACTCCGAGGATATTCAGGACGGAATCTGGGGTACCTTTGACACCCTGTACGACACCGGTCACAAGTTCTACGGGTACATGGACACGTACCTGAACGCCACCGGTGGCGACACGTCCTACCTGGGTCTCGAGGACATCGCCATTAAAACCGCGATGAACCCGGCGTCCAACTGGACGGTGAAAGCGGACTTTCATTACTTCAAAACCCCGGCCGAGAACATTGATCTGGGCCGCGAGCTGGACATCACCCTGGTTCACAAATACAGTTCGAACCTGACGATGACTGCCGGGTATTCCAACTACTGGGCAGATCAGGGTTTTTACCTGGTCAACCCGCGTGTGGTACGTAACTCACCCACTGTGCGTGACGGTTCCGCCAACTGGGGTTACGTTCAGTTGGACCTGAAGTTCTGA
- a CDS encoding FG-GAP repeat domain-containing protein, producing MAEQIEAQFPDIQGIVLSVENGEVLIDLKKGQPVHTGDRLKVMRYGEQIVHPVTGEVIGRKETDIGVIEVTEVRTNYSVARTLKTNEPIQNGDGVESRFRKMIILSAPVLQEEGLSLDTQAVGLALERALKKRPRMEVPAFGLQAWMLDQNLQPADLMKTQVLKKLDKEIDIDLLLLSRVETVQDQTVLRYRLVAVEDGAVLQEARVVFDEVTALATPETGAQSQAAKDLGAVQFVSKQDFDFVLVDMDVGDLDGDGDPEFVFIDRNQVMIYHYVKGHYDKIGTIRVPAEFNRFLTVDVADINGNGRAEIFVTNQVGKKLESFILEQAEGQTRFQKIATGLNRYFRVIRSYEGVPRLLTQRPGVEEPFGSEIHHMIYKDKTYKEGAKLGVERFLNQETTLYGLALEDTNFDKSIEIIVLDKNYNLRVYSTDGKLLVKSEDYYGHDPRQIEVGLKDQPYVDFTDPYVPRPVRYKGRLVPVQKRNQRFLLVPKNHRFGGDWLSELVVINSSSLAFIAVNREGMETAFETNKQKGYLAAFQVVGTKDSRRHQVHVATVADKGGLFRDEKMTTLFVYDWK from the coding sequence ATGGCGGAGCAGATCGAGGCGCAGTTCCCCGACATCCAGGGCATCGTCCTGTCGGTGGAAAACGGCGAGGTGCTGATTGACCTCAAAAAGGGACAACCGGTCCACACCGGCGACCGGTTGAAAGTCATGCGCTACGGCGAGCAGATCGTGCACCCGGTGACGGGCGAGGTCATCGGCAGAAAAGAAACCGACATCGGCGTCATCGAGGTGACCGAGGTGCGCACCAACTATTCCGTTGCGCGCACGCTGAAAACCAACGAACCGATTCAGAACGGCGACGGCGTGGAAAGCCGCTTCCGCAAAATGATCATCCTGTCCGCGCCGGTTCTGCAGGAGGAAGGCCTGTCGCTCGACACGCAGGCGGTGGGGCTGGCCCTCGAACGCGCGCTCAAAAAACGGCCGCGCATGGAGGTGCCCGCGTTCGGTTTGCAGGCATGGATGCTGGATCAGAACCTGCAACCCGCCGACCTCATGAAGACGCAGGTGCTGAAAAAGCTGGATAAGGAAATCGACATCGACCTGCTTCTCCTGTCCCGGGTGGAGACGGTCCAGGACCAGACGGTGCTTCGTTACCGCCTGGTCGCGGTAGAGGACGGTGCCGTCCTGCAGGAAGCGCGCGTGGTGTTCGATGAGGTCACCGCACTGGCCACGCCGGAGACGGGCGCACAATCACAGGCCGCCAAGGACCTGGGCGCGGTGCAGTTCGTCAGCAAGCAGGACTTCGACTTCGTGCTGGTGGATATGGATGTGGGCGACCTCGACGGCGACGGCGATCCCGAGTTCGTATTCATCGACCGCAACCAGGTGATGATTTACCACTACGTCAAAGGACACTATGACAAGATCGGCACCATCCGCGTGCCGGCAGAGTTCAACCGGTTCCTCACCGTGGACGTGGCGGACATCAACGGCAACGGCCGCGCGGAAATCTTCGTCACCAACCAGGTCGGCAAAAAGTTGGAGAGCTTCATCCTCGAACAGGCTGAAGGGCAGACGCGGTTCCAGAAAATCGCCACCGGCCTCAACCGGTATTTCAGGGTAATTCGTTCCTACGAGGGGGTCCCCCGGCTCCTCACCCAACGGCCCGGAGTGGAAGAACCGTTTGGGTCAGAAATCCACCATATGATATATAAGGATAAAACCTACAAAGAAGGTGCAAAGCTGGGCGTCGAGCGGTTTTTGAATCAGGAAACGACCCTCTACGGACTGGCTCTGGAGGACACGAATTTCGACAAATCCATTGAAATAATTGTCCTTGACAAGAATTACAATTTAAGGGTATATTCGACCGACGGAAAACTGCTAGTAAAATCAGAGGATTACTACGGGCACGACCCGCGGCAGATCGAAGTTGGGCTGAAAGATCAGCCTTATGTTGATTTTACAGACCCTTACGTCCCCAGACCCGTCCGCTACAAAGGCAGGCTGGTGCCGGTCCAAAAAAGGAACCAACGGTTCCTGCTGGTCCCTAAAAACCATCGGTTTGGAGGCGACTGGCTATCAGAATTGGTCGTAATCAACAGCAGTAGTCTGGCTTTCATTGCCGTCAACAGGGAGGGGATGGAAACGGCATTTGAAACCAATAAACAGAAGGGATACCTGGCCGCATTCCAGGTGGTGGGTACGAAGGATTCCCGCAGACATCAAGTCCACGTAGCCACCGTGGCCGACAAGGGCGGCCTCTTCCGGGATGAAAAGATGACCACGTTGTTCGTCTATGACTGGAAGTGA
- a CDS encoding molybdopterin molybdotransferase MoeA, whose product MITVDEALASILAKIEPKGLEKVSITEALGRVLAEDITARRNNPPLDNSAMDGYAVIAGDIQSATPESPVKLELVDEVAAGSIGKITLKSNQAIRIMTGAPIPPGADTVLMQEDTDKNGSFVYAKDKATVGENIRLAGEDVKTGDVVVPKGGVITPAHVGMMAVCGRSSVTVGQRPTVAILSTGDEIVDLDQVPEGAQIYNSNGYMLMAQVASAGGLPRYMGIAKDDEKDLLEKFEWALESDIVLSSGGVSVGDYDLVKASLKKMGNEMVFWKVAMKPGKPLAFGKIGETPVFGLPGNPVSSFVSFEQFVRPAIKKMMGACDLSPRTVQATLTETIKKKTDRVHFMSAVVSWDGGDCTVTPAEQQGSGVLKSTVAANGLLVFPLEKSELRKDERVTVQLLNT is encoded by the coding sequence ATGATCACCGTCGACGAGGCGCTCGCCAGCATCCTCGCCAAAATCGAACCCAAGGGACTGGAAAAGGTCTCCATCACCGAAGCGCTGGGACGCGTGCTGGCGGAAGACATCACCGCGCGCCGCAACAACCCGCCGCTCGACAACTCGGCAATGGACGGCTACGCGGTGATCGCGGGCGACATTCAGTCGGCAACGCCGGAGAGCCCGGTCAAGCTGGAACTCGTGGACGAGGTCGCCGCAGGCTCCATCGGCAAGATCACACTGAAATCGAACCAGGCCATCCGCATCATGACCGGCGCCCCCATCCCGCCCGGCGCCGACACGGTATTGATGCAGGAAGACACCGACAAGAACGGCAGTTTCGTGTACGCCAAGGACAAGGCGACGGTGGGCGAGAACATCCGCCTTGCGGGCGAAGATGTGAAGACCGGTGACGTGGTGGTGCCGAAAGGCGGCGTCATCACCCCGGCGCACGTGGGCATGATGGCGGTGTGCGGCAGAAGCAGCGTCACCGTCGGCCAGCGCCCCACGGTAGCCATCCTCTCCACCGGCGACGAGATCGTCGATCTTGACCAGGTGCCGGAAGGCGCGCAGATATACAACAGCAACGGCTACATGCTGATGGCGCAGGTGGCCTCGGCCGGCGGCCTGCCGCGCTACATGGGCATCGCCAAAGACGACGAGAAGGACCTCCTTGAAAAATTCGAGTGGGCGCTGGAAAGCGACATCGTGCTCTCTTCCGGCGGCGTGTCGGTGGGCGATTACGACCTGGTGAAAGCGAGCCTGAAAAAAATGGGCAACGAGATGGTGTTCTGGAAAGTCGCCATGAAACCGGGCAAGCCCCTCGCCTTCGGCAAGATCGGCGAGACGCCGGTGTTCGGCCTGCCGGGCAACCCGGTGTCCTCGTTCGTGTCGTTCGAGCAGTTCGTGCGCCCGGCGATCAAGAAGATGATGGGGGCGTGCGACCTGAGCCCGCGGACGGTGCAGGCGACGCTCACTGAAACCATAAAGAAAAAAACCGACCGCGTGCATTTCATGAGTGCCGTGGTCTCCTGGGACGGCGGCGACTGCACCGTGACCCCCGCGGAACAGCAGGGGTCCGGCGTGCTCAAGTCCACCGTCGCCGCCAACGGCCTGCTCGTGTTCCCGCTGGAGAAAAGCGAACTCCGGAAGGACGAGCGGGTCACCGTCCAACTCCTGAATACCTGA
- the mobB gene encoding molybdopterin-guanine dinucleotide biosynthesis protein B, with amino-acid sequence MDRYWERFKTPFLCFAGFSGVGKTTLLVELIKRFRRDHIRAGYYKHDAHRFQMDKEGKDTWRAQQAGAGILTINDPEHFAIIAENPFKKRSITHALEQCDCILIEGYKKSPFNKIVFLDAEGRLPISRDDTGIKAVVHQGVIDDTGLTDLGIPLFHRDEVDRIYEFVRGHFLRCTSPIYGGVFIGGQSKRMGKAKFSLAYNGKTEAERMVDLLSRFCDKVVLSARPDQDLGDLEALTNCERLNDEHNGLGPVGGLATLMANHPDKAWLVVACDMPFLKERNVRHIIEQRDPLRYGTCYMKKGRLGVEPMCGIYEPKFIVPLFEAMSRRELSLSRIINELPFHCISVPEDKRSDFMNVNTPEEYEVARVKREQEED; translated from the coding sequence ATGGACCGCTACTGGGAACGCTTCAAGACCCCTTTCCTCTGCTTTGCCGGGTTCTCCGGCGTGGGCAAAACCACCCTGCTCGTGGAATTGATCAAGCGGTTCCGCCGCGACCACATCCGCGCCGGGTATTACAAGCACGACGCGCACCGCTTCCAGATGGACAAGGAAGGCAAGGACACCTGGCGCGCGCAACAGGCGGGGGCGGGCATCCTCACCATCAACGACCCCGAACACTTCGCCATCATCGCCGAGAACCCGTTCAAGAAACGCTCCATCACGCACGCCCTCGAGCAGTGCGACTGCATCCTCATCGAGGGTTACAAGAAATCACCGTTCAACAAGATCGTGTTCCTCGACGCCGAAGGCCGTCTGCCGATCTCCCGCGACGACACCGGCATCAAAGCCGTGGTGCACCAGGGCGTGATCGACGACACGGGGCTGACCGATCTCGGCATCCCGCTGTTTCACCGCGACGAGGTGGACCGCATTTACGAATTCGTGCGCGGTCATTTTCTTCGGTGCACGAGTCCGATCTATGGCGGCGTGTTCATCGGCGGGCAGAGCAAACGCATGGGCAAGGCCAAGTTCTCGCTCGCCTACAACGGAAAGACGGAGGCCGAACGGATGGTGGACTTGTTGTCGCGGTTCTGCGATAAAGTGGTGTTGTCGGCGCGGCCGGACCAGGACCTGGGCGATCTCGAAGCCCTCACCAACTGCGAACGGCTGAACGACGAGCACAACGGACTGGGTCCGGTGGGCGGTCTCGCCACTTTGATGGCCAACCATCCGGACAAGGCGTGGCTGGTGGTCGCCTGTGACATGCCGTTCCTGAAGGAACGCAACGTCCGGCACATCATCGAACAGCGCGACCCGCTCCGCTACGGCACCTGTTATATGAAGAAAGGACGCCTCGGCGTGGAGCCCATGTGCGGCATTTACGAACCCAAGTTCATCGTGCCGCTGTTCGAGGCCATGTCGCGGCGCGAGCTGTCGTTGTCGCGCATCATCAATGAACTGCCGTTTCACTGCATCAGCGTGCCGGAAGACAAACGCTCCGATTTCATGAACGTCAACACGCCCGAGGAATACGAAGTGGCCCGGGTGAAGCGGGAACAGGAGGAAGACTGA
- the nirK gene encoding copper-containing nitrite reductase: MVELPTRFRLKPIQLVLFLFFLSCAAPAWSHGDSVMATAPHVPSPTKRSDAKTVEVHFEAKEFVGDLAEGLGKGIKYKFWSYNGTVPGPMVRVRVGDTVQFHLTNPKTNSQDHNIDMHAVNGPGGGAAVITVAPGETRVFSYKALAPGLFIYHCAAGQIVDHIANGMYGLILVEPEGGLPPVDREYYVMRSEFFTTQKKEGLVEFDIQRGLDENPTYVVFNGKEGGVMFENALKAKVGETVRIYYGNIGPNRVSSFHIIGEIFDKVYMEGAIGGLVNTNVQTTMIPSAGATIVEFKVDEPGTYALVDHSIFRVAKGAIGHLEVEGEADPSVFRAGK, from the coding sequence ATGGTTGAATTACCTACCCGCTTTCGTTTGAAACCCATTCAGCTGGTTCTGTTTTTGTTTTTCCTGTCCTGTGCCGCACCGGCGTGGTCGCATGGCGACTCCGTCATGGCCACGGCGCCGCACGTGCCGTCGCCCACCAAGCGGTCTGATGCGAAAACCGTGGAAGTGCATTTTGAGGCGAAGGAATTCGTCGGCGACCTGGCAGAGGGATTGGGAAAAGGCATCAAATATAAATTCTGGAGCTACAACGGCACCGTTCCGGGTCCCATGGTGCGTGTGCGCGTGGGTGATACGGTGCAGTTTCACCTGACCAATCCGAAGACCAACTCGCAGGATCACAACATCGACATGCACGCGGTGAACGGTCCGGGTGGCGGTGCGGCAGTGATCACCGTCGCTCCGGGCGAGACCCGTGTCTTCTCGTACAAGGCGTTGGCTCCCGGCCTGTTCATTTACCATTGCGCGGCGGGGCAGATCGTTGACCACATTGCCAACGGCATGTACGGCCTGATCCTGGTCGAGCCGGAAGGCGGCCTGCCGCCGGTGGACCGCGAATACTACGTCATGCGGAGCGAATTCTTCACCACCCAGAAGAAAGAAGGACTGGTGGAATTCGACATCCAGCGCGGTCTGGATGAGAACCCGACCTACGTTGTGTTCAACGGCAAGGAAGGCGGCGTGATGTTTGAGAACGCGCTCAAGGCCAAGGTTGGTGAAACCGTGCGCATCTACTACGGCAACATCGGTCCCAACCGGGTGTCTTCGTTCCACATTATTGGTGAAATCTTCGACAAGGTGTACATGGAAGGCGCAATCGGTGGACTGGTGAACACCAACGTGCAGACCACGATGATTCCTTCCGCGGGGGCGACCATTGTCGAGTTCAAAGTGGATGAGCCGGGCACGTATGCCCTGGTGGATCACAGCATTTTCCGGGTGGCGAAAGGGGCGATCGGTCACCTGGAGGTGGAAGGGGAAGCAGATCCTTCCGTCTTTCGAGCCGGGAAATAA